In a genomic window of Gossypium arboreum isolate Shixiya-1 chromosome 7, ASM2569848v2, whole genome shotgun sequence:
- the LOC108487027 gene encoding tetraspanin-12-like translates to MVRVSNSIVVFVNTMLLLLGLISLFLGIYFVIVNNGSNSSSHCRKVLTNPLLILSGFLVTVSLSGLIGSLFKNSCFLFVYLGVMFLSILCLIGFTVFVFLITNNDAGKVFSEKEFFVKERKTMDFSHWLQNHFVNDKNWNRIKSCLIDARVCTSGSNANGVNYKALVFFKKTFPAIQGGCCKPPSSCGFKPKNASFWEVPKSGAATSDPDCKTWSNNPRELCYDCNSCKSGILANLRKEWRSLAFINIILVVFLFFVYSIGCCARRSNHKTNMKYIRGFA, encoded by the exons ATGGTTCGTGTTAGTAATTCCATTGTCGTGTTTGTGAACACCATGTTATTGTTACTAGGATTAATTTCCTTGTTTCTCGGGATTTATTTCGTCATCGTCAACAACGGCAGCAACAGCAGTAGCCATTGCCGGAAAGTTTTAACAAATCCACTGCTGATACTTAGTGGGTTCTTAGTCACAGTTTCTTTGTCGGGGTTAATCGGTTCATTGTTTAAGAACAGCTGTTTCCTGTTCGTTTACTTGGGTGTCATGTTTTTATCCATACTATGTCTCATCGGTTTCACCGTCTTCGTGTTCTTGATCACCAACAATGACGCTGGGAAAGTGTTTTCAGAGAAAGAATTTTTCGTTAAGGAACGTAAAACAATGGATTTCTCGCATTGGTTACAAAATCATTTCGTTAATGATAAGAATTGGAATCGGATTAAGAGTTGTTTGATTGATGCTAGGGTTTGTACCAGTGGAAGCAATGCTAATGGAGTTAATTATAAAGCTTTGGTTTTTTTCAAAAAGACCTTCCCTGCAATACAG GGTGGGTGCTGCAAGCCACCAAGTTCATGTGGGTTCAAACCAAAGAATGCATCATTTTGGGAAGTACCGAAATCTGGTGCAGCCACATCGGACCCTGACTGCAAAACATGGAGCAACAACCCACGGGAGTTATGCTATGATTGTAACTCATGCAAAAGTGGGATACTAGCCAACTTGAGAAAGGAATGGAGGTCATTAGCTTTCATCAATATAATTCTAGTTGTTTTCCTCTTCTTCGTTTATTCTATTGGTTGCTGTGCCAGGAGAAGCAATCACAAAACTAACATGAAATATATCAGAGGCTTtgcttaa
- the LOC108471986 gene encoding calcium sensing receptor, chloroplastic, which yields MAVQMAIRVSPTARLSLPPPSPSPPSPSVPSSAISTKPFLKPQQPKPISLSLPTSTAISLLALFSPPHEAKAIILSKEQIISSLNEVEKTIDQVQEASSSALDVAQQIFDVVGKVLKPAIDAGVPIAQKAGEEALKVASPAISEASKKAQEAFQGTGLDTEPVLSAAKTAADAAKQTTKVIEVAKPIASSTVETITSAEPITIVATGGALFVAYLLIPPIWSFISYNLRGYKGDLTPAQALDLISTQNYVMIDIRSEKDKDRAGVPRLPSSAKNRMVAIPLEELPSKLRSLVRNTKKVEAEIAALKISYLKKISKSTNIVIMDSYCDSAKTVARTLASLGFNNCWVVADGFSGRKGWLQSRLGTDSYNFSLVEVLSPSNVFPAAAKRFGTTSTKFLPGAE from the exons ATGGCAGTGCAGATGGCTATCCGAGTTTCACCCACTGCAAGGCTTTCTCTTCCACCACCATCACCATCACCACCTTCTCCTTCAGTACCATCATCCGCAATCTCAACCAAACCTTTTTTAAAACCCCAACAACCTAAACCCATCTCTCTATCACTCCCAACATCCACAGCTATCTCTTTATTAGCTTTATTTTCACCTCCCCATGAAGCCAAAGCTATCATTCTTAGCAAAGAACAAATTATTTCATCTCTCAATGAA GTGGAGAAAACCATTGATCAAGTTCAAGAAGCCAGTTCAAGTGCCTTGGATGTAGCACAACAGATATTTGATGTTGTAGGAAAAGTTTTGAAACCAGCCATAGATGCTGGGGTACCTATTGCCCAGAAAGCTGGAGAAGAAGCATTGAAAGTGGCTTCTCCAGCTATATCCGAAGCTTCAAAGAAAGCCCAAGAAGCATTTCAAGGCACTGGTCTTGACACTGAACCTGTTCTTAGTGCCGCCAAG ACGGCGGCGGACGCGGCGAAACAAACTACAAAGGTGATTGAAGTAGCCAAGCCTATAGCTTCTTCAACAGTGGAAACCATCACATCAGCAGAGCCAATAACAATTGTAGCAACTGGTGGTGCATTATTTGTTGCATATCTCCTCATTCCTCCCATTTGGTCTTTCATCTCTTATAACCTTCGTGGTTACAAAG gTGATCTTACACCGGCTCAAGCTCTTGATTTAATCTCTACACAAAATTATGTTATGATTGATATTCGGTCGGAGAAGGACAAGGATAGGGCCGGTGTCCCCCGCCTTCCCTCCAGTGCTAAGAACAGGATGGTTGCTATTCC TTTGGAAGAGTTGCCAAGCAAGTTAAGAAGCTTAGTGAGAAATACAAAGAAAGTAGAAGCAGAGATTGCAGCATTGAAGATTTCATATctcaagaaaatcagcaaaagcaCAAACATTGTAATCATGGATTC CTACTGTGACTCAGCAAAAACAGTGGCTAGAACATTAGCGAGTCTCGGTTTCAACAACTGTTGGGTTGTTGCCGACGGGTTCTCGGGACGAAAAGGGTGGTTACAGAGTCGACTCGGAACTGATTCATACAACTTTTCGCTGGTGGAGGTCTTGTCGCCGTCTAATGTGTTTCCGGCAGCTGCTAAACGTTTTGGTACGACCAGCACCAAGTTTCTTCCCGGTGCGGAATAA
- the LOC108476038 gene encoding probable calcium-binding protein CML15, producing the protein MVAMHVEQLNQLKDIFTRFDMDSDGSLTILELAALLRSLGLKPTGDQIHVLLANMDSNGNGAVEFEELANAIVPHMNEQVLVNQEQLMEVFHLFDRDGNGYITPAELAGCMAKMGQPLSYRELTEMIREADADGDGVISFNEFSTVMARSALDFLGVRLSM; encoded by the coding sequence ATGGTGGCAATGCATGTGGAGCAACTCAATCAATTAAAGGACATTTTCACGAGGTTCGACATGGATTCCGATGGCAGCCTTACGATTTTGGAGCTGGCGGCGTTGCTCCGGTCGTTAGGACTTAAACCGACGGGGGATCAAATCCATGTTCTATTGGCCAACATGGATTCTAATGGCAATGGTGCAGTGGAGTTTGAAGAATTAGCGAATGCCATTGTACCTCATATGAATGAACAGGTACTTGTAAATCAAGAGCAACTCATGGAGGTATTTCATTTGTTCGATCGTGACGGTAACGGCTACATCACACCGGCGGAATTGGCGGGTTGTATGGCTAAAATGGGGCAACCGTTATCGTACCGAGAGTTAACGGAGATGATCAGAGAGGCTGATGCGGATGGAGATGGTGTGATTAGCTTCAATGAGTTTTCTACAGTAATGGCTAGGTCAGCCCTGGATTTTCTAGGCGTTCGTTTATCTATGTAA